From the genome of Bradyrhizobium sp. SZCCHNS1050, one region includes:
- a CDS encoding cytochrome C — translation MSPERVHARRRAGARLRLVGSAVLLLIVISGARAENLDAGKSGARLFADSCATCHRSARGLAKGRFRLTLYLFLQKHYTSSDDAASALSTYLQSVDAPAAAPARRPPSRRPAHRGETRPPRPPLPVRGR, via the coding sequence ATGTCGCCTGAGCGCGTCCACGCGCGCAGGCGCGCCGGAGCGCGGCTGAGGCTTGTTGGATCGGCCGTGCTGCTGCTGATTGTCATCAGCGGTGCACGGGCGGAAAATCTCGATGCCGGCAAATCCGGTGCGCGGCTGTTTGCGGACAGCTGCGCCACCTGTCATCGCTCGGCACGTGGGCTCGCCAAGGGGCGCTTTCGCCTGACGCTCTATCTGTTCCTGCAGAAGCACTACACCAGCAGCGACGACGCCGCGTCGGCCTTGAGCACCTATCTGCAGTCGGTCGATGCGCCGGCAGCCGCACCGGCCCGCCGTCCCCCTTCGCGGCGCCCGGCCCATCGTGGTGAGACACGACCGCCGCGGCCGCCGCTGCCGGTGCGGGGACGTTAG
- a CDS encoding DUF6894 family protein, whose translation MTQVFFHCSNPDEFLVDRRGTAVIDLAEACDHAERVMQSLISSESEEDWRDWVLHISDDLGEEIIAMPFTSVLGPMH comes from the coding sequence ATGACGCAGGTCTTCTTCCACTGCTCCAATCCCGATGAGTTCCTCGTCGATCGGCGTGGAACCGCGGTCATCGATCTCGCCGAGGCCTGTGATCACGCCGAGCGCGTCATGCAGTCGCTGATCTCGTCCGAGAGCGAGGAGGATTGGCGCGACTGGGTGCTGCACATTTCCGACGATCTCGGCGAGGAAATCATCGCCATGCCATTCACGTCGGTGCTCGGCCCGATGCATTGA
- a CDS encoding glyoxylate/hydroxypyruvate reductase A, giving the protein MITVALLSRPGLMDPMQALLARELPGVTVASWPESAARDADLAVCWKPEPGALAAMPKLKLIHSIAAGVDNILSDPTVPDVPLCRIVDPDISAAMTEFVLWGTLYFHRDFDRVVSNARNGVWRRYEQRAAKDRRVGILGLGELGFAAAIRLVELGFAVSAWSRSPKALAGVRTYGGADALDAFLGETEILICLLPLTASTVGLLDAGRLGRLPKGAALILCSRGEHLVMEDLVALLRSGHLRGAVLDVFAHEPLPADDALWREPGVLVTPHMAAIASWEVIAQQVAENARRLLRGETLRNVVDRARGY; this is encoded by the coding sequence ATGATCACGGTCGCGCTCCTCAGCCGTCCCGGACTGATGGATCCGATGCAGGCGCTGCTCGCGCGCGAGCTGCCGGGCGTGACCGTCGCGTCATGGCCGGAGTCGGCGGCACGCGACGCCGACCTTGCCGTGTGCTGGAAGCCGGAGCCCGGCGCGCTGGCGGCGATGCCGAAGCTGAAGCTGATCCATTCGATCGCAGCGGGCGTCGACAACATCCTGTCCGATCCGACCGTGCCGGACGTGCCGCTGTGCCGGATCGTCGATCCCGATATCTCCGCGGCCATGACCGAGTTCGTGCTGTGGGGGACGCTGTATTTCCACCGCGATTTCGATCGCGTCGTCAGCAATGCGCGCAACGGCGTGTGGCGGCGTTACGAGCAGCGCGCCGCGAAGGACCGCCGGGTCGGCATTCTCGGTCTCGGCGAGCTCGGCTTTGCGGCGGCGATCCGTCTCGTCGAGCTGGGGTTCGCGGTGAGCGCGTGGTCGCGCTCGCCCAAGGCGCTCGCCGGTGTGCGGACCTATGGCGGCGCCGATGCGCTCGACGCCTTCCTCGGCGAGACGGAGATCCTGATCTGCTTGCTGCCGCTGACGGCCTCGACCGTGGGCCTGCTCGATGCCGGGCGCCTGGGCCGGCTGCCCAAGGGGGCCGCGCTGATCCTGTGCAGCCGCGGCGAGCACCTGGTGATGGAGGATCTGGTCGCGCTGCTTCGCAGCGGCCATCTGCGCGGCGCGGTGCTCGATGTCTTCGCGCATGAGCCGTTGCCCGCGGACGATGCGCTGTGGCGCGAGCCGGGCGTGCTGGTGACGCCGCACATGGCGGCGATCGCCTCCTGGGAGGTGATCGCGCAGCAGGTCGCGGAAAATGCGCGGCGGTTGCTGCGCGGAGAGACGTTGCGGAACGTCGTCGATCGCGCCCGCGGCTACTGA
- a CDS encoding ArgE/DapE family deacylase, protein MTDAAAAVPNDVMERLAAAVHANFARQVAFLQQLVQFRSLRGEEAPVQDWLAREFAARGYQVDRFSLEDVDLMRHPKAAPMDSIALDGSQQVVATLDGAGKGRSLILQGHIDVVPEGPTDLWNDPPYEGIVRDGWMIGRGAQDMKAGVSAMIFALDAIKAAGFVPDGRIHLETVTEEESTGNGALSTLMRGYTADACLIPEPTGHTLTRAQVGAIWFRLRVRGTPVHVAYAETGTNAILSAMHLIRAFQEHTKEINARAKSNAWFAAVKDPIKFNVGIIKGGDWASSTPAWCDLDCRLGVLPGETPAQAMAGIEQCLAKAQAADSFLSENPVELVWSGFQADPAVCEPGSAAEAALAEVHARVFEKPLDVRLSTAVNDTRYYQVDYGIPALCYGPYGIGPHAFDERVDLDSVRKTTLSIAMFVAQWCGLRPA, encoded by the coding sequence GTGACTGACGCTGCGGCGGCTGTGCCGAATGACGTGATGGAGCGGCTCGCCGCCGCTGTCCATGCCAACTTCGCCAGGCAGGTCGCCTTCCTGCAGCAGCTCGTGCAGTTCCGCAGCCTGCGTGGCGAGGAGGCGCCGGTGCAGGACTGGCTGGCTCGCGAGTTCGCGGCCCGCGGCTATCAGGTCGACCGCTTCAGCCTCGAGGACGTCGACCTGATGCGCCATCCCAAGGCGGCGCCGATGGACAGCATCGCGCTCGACGGCTCGCAGCAGGTGGTGGCGACGCTCGACGGCGCGGGCAAGGGCCGCAGCCTGATCCTGCAGGGCCACATCGACGTCGTGCCGGAAGGGCCGACCGATCTCTGGAACGATCCGCCCTATGAGGGGATCGTGCGCGACGGCTGGATGATCGGCCGCGGCGCGCAGGACATGAAGGCCGGCGTCTCCGCGATGATCTTCGCGCTCGACGCGATCAAGGCCGCCGGCTTCGTGCCGGACGGACGCATTCACCTGGAGACCGTGACCGAGGAGGAGAGCACCGGCAACGGCGCGCTCTCGACCTTGATGCGCGGCTACACGGCGGATGCCTGCCTGATCCCGGAGCCGACCGGCCACACGCTGACCCGCGCGCAGGTCGGCGCGATCTGGTTCCGGCTGCGCGTCCGCGGCACGCCGGTCCACGTTGCCTATGCCGAGACCGGCACCAATGCGATCCTCTCGGCGATGCATCTGATCCGCGCCTTCCAGGAGCACACGAAAGAGATCAACGCGCGTGCCAAGTCGAACGCCTGGTTCGCTGCGGTCAAGGATCCGATCAAGTTCAACGTCGGCATCATCAAGGGCGGCGACTGGGCGAGCTCGACGCCGGCCTGGTGCGACCTCGATTGCCGGCTGGGCGTGCTGCCGGGCGAGACGCCGGCGCAGGCCATGGCCGGCATCGAGCAGTGTCTCGCGAAGGCGCAGGCCGCAGACAGCTTCCTGTCGGAGAATCCGGTCGAGCTGGTGTGGAGCGGCTTCCAGGCCGATCCTGCGGTGTGCGAGCCCGGCAGCGCCGCCGAGGCGGCGCTGGCCGAGGTACATGCACGGGTATTCGAGAAGCCGCTCGACGTGCGGCTCTCTACGGCGGTCAACGACACCCGCTACTATCAGGTCGACTATGGCATCCCGGCGCTGTGCTACGGGCCCTATGGCATCGGTCCGCACGCGTTCGACGAGCGTGTCGATCTCGACAGCGTGCGCAAGACCACGCTGTCGATCGCGATGTTCGTCGCGCAATGGTGCGGACTGCGGCCGGCATGA
- the gabT gene encoding 4-aminobutyrate--2-oxoglutarate transaminase translates to MVVNSAANEDLLARRHEAVVRGVSYATPLFADRALNSEVWDVEGKRYVDFAGGIAVLNTGHCHPHVVAAIRAQLDRFTHTCFQVLQYEPYVRLSERLNALAPISGPAKSILLTTGAEATENAIKIARAATGRSGIIAFTGAFHGRTALANAMTGKVMPYKKHFGPPLPGVWHAPFPIAGSNVTVEDTLSYINFIFKADIDASQVAAIIIEPVQGEGGFHQAPPDLMRGLRRICDSNGIVLIADEVQTGFGRTGKMFAMEHYDVQPDLICVAKSLAGGMPLSGVIGRAAIMDAAEPGGLGGTYGGNPLACAAALAVLDVFEQEKLLDRANAIGERLRAAIERFSRANNLVPVSGPRGPGAMVAFDILKQRGSDEPDSEMTKRVTRVAHENGLILLSCGVTASTIRILVPLTASDEIVDEGLAILEKCLAA, encoded by the coding sequence ATGGTTGTGAATTCGGCTGCGAACGAAGACCTGCTGGCGCGACGACACGAGGCCGTCGTCCGGGGCGTGAGCTATGCGACGCCGCTGTTTGCTGACCGCGCCCTCAACAGCGAGGTGTGGGACGTCGAGGGCAAGCGCTATGTCGACTTTGCCGGCGGCATCGCGGTGCTCAACACCGGCCACTGCCATCCGCATGTCGTTGCCGCGATCCGGGCGCAGCTCGACCGCTTCACCCACACCTGCTTCCAGGTGCTGCAATATGAACCGTATGTGCGGCTCAGCGAGAGGCTCAACGCGCTGGCGCCGATTTCGGGGCCGGCCAAGTCGATCCTGCTGACGACCGGCGCGGAGGCGACCGAGAACGCCATCAAGATCGCGCGCGCCGCCACGGGGCGCAGCGGCATCATCGCCTTCACCGGCGCGTTCCACGGCCGCACCGCGCTCGCCAATGCGATGACCGGCAAGGTGATGCCGTACAAGAAGCATTTCGGGCCGCCGCTGCCCGGCGTCTGGCACGCGCCGTTCCCGATCGCCGGCAGCAATGTGACGGTCGAGGATACGCTGTCCTACATCAACTTCATCTTCAAGGCCGACATCGACGCCTCGCAGGTCGCGGCCATCATCATCGAGCCGGTGCAGGGCGAGGGCGGCTTCCACCAGGCGCCGCCGGACCTGATGCGCGGCCTGCGCCGCATCTGCGACAGCAATGGCATCGTGCTGATCGCCGACGAGGTGCAGACCGGCTTCGGCCGAACCGGCAAGATGTTCGCGATGGAGCACTACGACGTGCAGCCGGACCTGATCTGCGTCGCCAAGAGTCTCGCCGGCGGCATGCCGCTGTCCGGCGTGATCGGACGTGCCGCAATCATGGACGCCGCGGAGCCGGGCGGCCTGGGCGGCACCTATGGCGGCAATCCGCTGGCCTGCGCGGCGGCGCTCGCCGTGCTCGACGTGTTCGAGCAGGAGAAGCTGCTCGACCGCGCCAATGCGATCGGCGAGCGGCTGCGCGCGGCGATCGAGCGCTTCTCGCGCGCCAACAACCTGGTTCCGGTTTCCGGGCCGCGCGGTCCTGGCGCGATGGTTGCATTCGATATCCTGAAGCAGCGCGGCAGCGACGAGCCGGATTCCGAAATGACCAAGCGCGTCACCCGCGTGGCGCACGAGAATGGCCTGATCCTGTTGTCCTGCGGTGTCACCGCGAGCACGATTCGCATCCTGGTGCCGCTGACCGCGTCGGACGAGATCGTGGACGAAGGGCTCGCGATCCTGGAGAAGTGCCTGGCCGCCTGA
- a CDS encoding LysR substrate-binding domain-containing protein gives MTRPRLPSLIALRAFEAVGRKGSVRAAGDELAVSHTVVSRHLQNLQRSLGVALVRAEGRGLALTEAGRQFHAEVSQAFDIIARATISVRPVARPTLNIWCIPGLANRRLLARLPELSGPPRNWDINLQPTLAHPDLQRGEADAEIVYAEAVDRSGGLVAEELVRPRVFPVASPAYLARFPAIATLPGLARASLIHEESTAQWEQWFELAGYREPVTLRGQRLWHAHLAIEAARFGQGVALANEVLVADDLGSGALVEVIPSALHMGAYQLVALRERWDEPAIVALRAWLKNVLAA, from the coding sequence ATGACGAGACCCCGATTGCCCTCCCTGATCGCGCTGCGTGCCTTCGAGGCCGTCGGCCGCAAGGGCAGCGTGCGCGCCGCCGGCGACGAGCTCGCGGTCAGCCACACCGTGGTCTCGCGCCATCTGCAAAATCTGCAGCGCAGCCTGGGCGTGGCGCTGGTGCGGGCGGAGGGGCGGGGCCTCGCGCTGACCGAGGCCGGACGTCAGTTTCATGCCGAGGTCAGCCAGGCCTTCGACATCATCGCCCGCGCGACAATCTCGGTGCGGCCCGTGGCGCGTCCGACCCTGAACATCTGGTGCATTCCGGGCCTCGCGAATCGCCGCCTGCTGGCGCGGCTGCCCGAGCTGAGCGGCCCGCCGCGCAACTGGGACATCAATCTGCAGCCGACGCTGGCGCACCCCGATTTGCAGCGCGGCGAAGCGGATGCGGAGATCGTCTATGCCGAAGCGGTCGACCGGAGCGGCGGCCTGGTCGCTGAGGAGCTGGTGCGCCCACGCGTATTCCCGGTCGCAAGCCCGGCCTATCTGGCAAGGTTTCCGGCGATCGCGACACTCCCGGGCCTCGCCAGGGCCTCGCTGATCCACGAGGAATCCACCGCGCAATGGGAGCAATGGTTCGAGCTGGCGGGGTATCGGGAGCCGGTCACGTTGCGCGGTCAGCGGCTGTGGCACGCGCATCTCGCCATCGAGGCGGCCCGCTTCGGCCAGGGCGTCGCGCTCGCCAACGAGGTGTTGGTCGCCGATGATCTGGGCAGCGGTGCGCTGGTCGAGGTGATCCCCTCGGCACTCCACATGGGAGCCTATCAGCTCGTCGCGCTTCGGGAGCGCTGGGACGAGCCCGCGATCGTCGCGCTGCGGGCTTGGCTGAAGAATGTGCTCGCCGCGTAG
- a CDS encoding NAD(P)H-dependent oxidoreductase, protein MSFRILVLYGSYRSDRMGIRLAQFVVDGLRAKDQDVELIDAKAVGLPMLDRMYKEYPPGQAPAAMAELAAKIRAADGFVFVTGEYNWGMQPGLKNLTDHFLEEWFWRPAAIASYSAGRLSGARAATAWHGTLSEMGMVVVSSTLAVGPIGQALSADGRPTGDSGQSLERAFPRFADDLLWWVEAGREQRARRAPPY, encoded by the coding sequence ATGAGCTTCCGCATCCTCGTCCTCTACGGCTCCTATCGCTCCGACCGGATGGGCATCCGGCTCGCGCAATTCGTCGTGGACGGGTTGCGCGCCAAGGACCAGGACGTCGAGCTGATCGACGCCAAGGCGGTCGGCCTGCCGATGCTCGACCGCATGTACAAGGAATATCCGCCCGGCCAGGCGCCAGCGGCCATGGCCGAGCTTGCGGCCAAGATCCGTGCCGCCGACGGCTTCGTGTTCGTCACTGGCGAATATAACTGGGGCATGCAGCCGGGACTGAAGAACCTCACCGACCACTTTCTTGAGGAATGGTTCTGGCGTCCGGCGGCGATCGCGAGCTATTCCGCCGGCCGGCTCTCCGGGGCCCGGGCCGCCACTGCGTGGCACGGCACGTTGTCGGAGATGGGCATGGTGGTGGTGTCGAGCACGCTTGCCGTCGGCCCGATCGGTCAGGCGCTGTCCGCCGACGGCAGGCCGACCGGCGATTCCGGCCAGTCGCTGGAACGCGCGTTTCCGCGTTTTGCCGACGATCTCTTGTGGTGGGTCGAGGCGGGCAGGGAGCAGCGGGCGCGCCGGGCGCCACCTTACTGA